One Urechidicola croceus genomic window, TATCTACAACTTCTCCACCTTTAAACAGTAATACTGTAGGAATATTTCTTACCCCGTATTTTGCAGCGAATTCTTGATGTGCATCTACATCTACTTTTCCAACAATAGCCTTACCTTCATACTCGCTTCCAATTTCTTCAATGATTGGTCCAACCATTCTACAAGGTCCACACCATGCAGCCCAAAAATCTACTAATACTGGTTTATCTGATTTTAATACTACTTCTTCAAATGAAGCATCTGTAATTTCTAATGCCATAATTTTATTTTTTTTCTTTATTATTATTCTAGTTTACTATACAAAAATAGGCAATTATTAAGCCAAATTTTTGCGATATTATCATTTTTATTTATGATAGTATTCAAAAAAGTAATTTCATTACATTTTAAAACACTTCCTTTGCTATAGCCTTAATATTACTTGATTTCCCCATTGAGTAATAATGTACAACTGGTACTCCAGCA contains:
- the trxA gene encoding thioredoxin, whose translation is MALEITDASFEEVVLKSDKPVLVDFWAAWCGPCRMVGPIIEEIGSEYEGKAIVGKVDVDAHQEFAAKYGVRNIPTVLLFKGGEVVDKQVGVAPKSTYTQKIDAAL